One genomic window of Williamwhitmania taraxaci includes the following:
- a CDS encoding PAS domain S-box protein, with translation MKNEKPNQQVLSILVLEDNLTDVVLLKQFLYQEGFTTIISHVANENDFLEKLHTDTYDLILSDYNLPGYTGMAALKKVKLICPQTPFICISGTIGEDLVVELLQEGAADYVLKDKMGKLPLAINRALGEVQQRRALKNAESELRILSRTVQQSPSSVIITNTSGIIIYTNPKFTEISGYTVDEIIGKPLRILKKGRTYDNIHAEIWSTITAGHIWQGEYLSKRSNGELFWEHTTISPIFDSNEEISHYLAISEDITGKKQTEQAIKESEQTFRFLFQDNPLSMWVYEIESLKFLSVNQMAIMKYGYSEEEFYAMTIRDIRPKEDIARLNENLTDEAGDTQFSRGWRHKLKNQDIIDVEIFSHSINFHGKKARLIVSIDITERITAEKEVKILSEAVQQSPVSIILTGINGKIEYINNKTEEITGYTRAELIGKSPSILRSENISKEESTKLWDTINRGDKWSGEFYNKKKSGDPYWESATISPIFDEEGKITHFLDIKQDVTDKKKLTEDLIISKDKAEASDRLKTAFMHNISHEVRTPLNGILGFATLISEPDIDEDTKERYLNILNRSSDRLLNTITSYIDISLLVSGNQEKHLNRINIGSILNDIYELFAPKCTERGLDMKVVISESVELLVMETDRSLIEKALTHLLNNAIKFTEDGTITLDGRIADGSLHISVIDTGIGIEEQAQKNIFGHFIQENFSHTKEYEGSGLGLSIAKGVINLLGGNIYVVSAKGQGSKFTISLPISQL, from the coding sequence ATGAAAAATGAAAAACCTAACCAACAGGTCTTATCTATACTCGTACTCGAAGACAACCTGACGGATGTTGTTCTTTTAAAACAATTCCTTTATCAAGAAGGATTTACAACGATCATTAGCCATGTTGCCAACGAAAACGATTTTCTCGAGAAATTGCATACAGACACTTACGACCTTATCCTTTCGGACTATAACCTTCCTGGCTATACGGGCATGGCTGCCTTAAAAAAAGTAAAACTCATCTGCCCTCAAACTCCCTTTATTTGCATCTCCGGAACCATTGGCGAGGACTTAGTTGTTGAACTACTACAGGAGGGTGCTGCCGATTATGTTCTGAAGGATAAGATGGGAAAGTTACCCTTAGCCATAAACAGAGCCCTTGGAGAAGTTCAGCAAAGGCGGGCCTTAAAAAATGCCGAATCAGAGTTGCGTATCCTTTCCCGCACAGTGCAACAAAGCCCCTCGTCGGTAATCATTACCAACACGTCAGGCATCATCATTTATACGAATCCAAAATTTACTGAAATCTCCGGTTACACTGTTGATGAGATCATTGGAAAACCTTTGCGTATACTCAAAAAAGGAAGAACCTACGATAATATACACGCCGAAATATGGAGCACCATAACTGCAGGGCATATCTGGCAAGGAGAATATCTTAGCAAACGAAGTAATGGCGAACTATTCTGGGAGCACACTACTATCTCTCCAATCTTCGATTCAAACGAAGAAATTTCTCATTATTTAGCCATAAGTGAAGATATTACAGGTAAAAAACAGACCGAACAAGCCATTAAAGAGAGTGAACAAACATTTCGCTTCCTTTTTCAAGACAACCCTCTATCTATGTGGGTTTATGAAATTGAATCGCTCAAATTCCTTTCGGTAAACCAAATGGCCATAATGAAATATGGTTATTCCGAAGAGGAGTTTTATGCAATGACCATTAGAGACATACGCCCCAAAGAAGACATCGCACGATTGAACGAAAATCTAACCGACGAAGCCGGAGATACTCAGTTCTCACGAGGATGGCGCCACAAGCTCAAAAATCAGGATATAATTGACGTTGAAATATTCTCCCACAGCATTAATTTCCATGGTAAAAAAGCAAGACTTATAGTTTCTATTGATATAACAGAACGTATAACAGCCGAAAAAGAAGTAAAAATACTCTCTGAAGCGGTTCAACAAAGTCCCGTTTCAATTATCCTTACAGGGATCAACGGGAAGATTGAGTATATCAACAATAAAACTGAGGAAATAACAGGATATACTAGAGCCGAATTAATTGGGAAAAGCCCGAGTATTCTCCGATCGGAAAATATTTCGAAAGAAGAGTCCACCAAACTTTGGGACACCATAAATAGGGGCGATAAATGGTCTGGAGAGTTCTATAATAAGAAGAAGAGTGGTGACCCATACTGGGAATCGGCCACCATCTCCCCCATCTTTGATGAGGAGGGAAAGATAACCCACTTCCTCGACATCAAACAGGACGTGACTGACAAGAAAAAATTAACGGAAGACCTCATAATATCAAAAGATAAAGCAGAGGCTAGCGATAGACTAAAAACTGCGTTTATGCACAATATCTCTCACGAAGTGAGAACCCCTTTAAACGGAATCTTGGGATTTGCAACGCTTATTAGCGAACCAGATATCGACGAAGATACGAAAGAACGTTACCTGAATATTCTTAATAGAAGCAGCGACCGATTGCTAAATACCATAACTAGCTATATAGACATTTCGCTTCTGGTCTCCGGGAACCAGGAAAAACACTTAAACAGAATCAATATAGGCAGTATTCTCAACGACATTTACGAGTTGTTTGCTCCAAAATGTACAGAGAGAGGTTTAGATATGAAAGTTGTCATTTCGGAATCGGTAGAATTGTTGGTGATGGAAACCGATCGATCCCTAATCGAAAAAGCCTTAACGCATCTGCTGAATAATGCCATCAAGTTTACAGAGGATGGAACTATTACACTCGACGGCAGGATAGCAGATGGTAGCCTTCACATATCTGTAATCGATACTGGAATTGGAATTGAAGAGCAGGCACAGAAAAATATATTCGGTCACTTTATCCAAGAGAATTTTTCTCATACAAAAGAATACGAAGGCAGCGGATTGGGTCTTTCCATTGCGAAAGGGGTAATAAACTTGCTAGGTGGAAATATCTATGTAGTTTCTGCAAAAGGGCAGGGATCCAAATTCACCATTTCGCTACCTATAA
- a CDS encoding response regulator, whose protein sequence is MKIKTILLAEDNKFDAELTQKALAESNLANNLVTVSDGVEVLDYLRYEGKFKDREHGNPAVILLDIKMPRLDGIETLQVIRTDPKLKMIPVVILSSSREEQDLIRSYALGVNGYVVKPVDFKQFVEAVKSLGVFWVLINEQPPS, encoded by the coding sequence ATGAAAATTAAAACAATATTGCTCGCTGAGGATAATAAATTTGATGCTGAATTAACACAAAAAGCTCTTGCAGAGTCTAACCTTGCCAACAATCTAGTTACGGTAAGCGACGGAGTTGAAGTATTGGATTATTTACGTTATGAAGGAAAGTTTAAAGATAGGGAGCATGGCAATCCTGCCGTTATCCTTCTCGACATAAAAATGCCAAGATTAGACGGTATCGAAACTCTTCAAGTTATCCGAACCGATCCAAAGCTAAAAATGATACCAGTGGTTATCTTGAGTTCATCGCGCGAAGAGCAAGACTTAATACGCTCCTATGCGCTGGGAGTTAATGGCTACGTGGTAAAACCAGTCGACTTCAAGCAATTTGTAGAGGCCGTAAAATCCTTAGGTGTTTTTTGGGTTCTTATTAACGAACAACCTCCAAGTTGA
- a CDS encoding sensor histidine kinase yields the protein MNTKTHFFELTKTRIIILLTTLVSLLAISAFLYYSYESNSMRTQKYEELKIIADSKQNQIVTWCNARLNDATMATESPLFNEALTRYLNQPSSELLRNNMHRRLKLLQKTYNYDEIYITNEEAIPSVFLSDEQPTVDSSLRERIKEAIQQRRNILTDFYRIKNNNKIKIDVIAPVFKADSTPLGVLILRIDPNKYLYPLIQSWPTPSKTAETVIVRRESNGILFLNELRHKKNTALSEYIPLSSIDVPAVKAVLGVTGITSGVDYRNVPVIADIRPITGTPWFMVTKVDQEEILSELHFRATILIIIVLMASLLITFFIAWLYHFRQQNIYKKLLNAENEFRTTLYSIGDAVITVSKEGIIRHMNQIAEHLTGYVEIDAKGKTIELVVHIQFENSHKRFIPFSENRFNSEQSREFGEKMVIQSRNGNRVPISISIAPIVNEGGIHQGAILVLHDQTKERKAEKELLESRERLAFALDGANDGLWDVQMKTGSVYLSPRACEILGYTQENIHNTVKVWTDLIYPPDLPAMQVALDNYFAANAGYFSLEQRLRTKQGELKWILTRGKVVSNNDLTGPTRMVGTYTDITKKKESEQEILHLNESLEHKVIERTQQLEAANKDLESFSYSVSHDLRAPLRHIDGFVSILLNDFQEDLPQEAKRYLNTIIASAKQMGTLIDDLLKFSRTGRLEMNKKTFSMDRVVANAINQVMQIPPTNPIDWITNPLPEAFGDENLLQLAWVNLVENAVKYSRNCSNPKIEIGTITKQSETIFYIRDNGVGFDMQYAQKLFGVFQRMHSETEFEGTGIGLANVHRIITRHGGKIWAEAEPNKGATFSFLLPKFIEHQAE from the coding sequence ATGAATACAAAAACCCATTTTTTTGAGTTAACCAAAACACGGATAATTATATTACTAACTACGTTAGTATCCCTACTTGCGATATCGGCATTTCTTTACTATAGTTACGAGAGCAACTCCATGCGCACACAAAAATATGAGGAGCTTAAGATTATTGCCGATTCGAAACAGAATCAAATCGTAACGTGGTGTAATGCCCGACTGAATGATGCCACCATGGCTACGGAAAGTCCCCTTTTCAATGAGGCATTGACACGCTATCTGAATCAGCCATCAAGCGAACTATTGCGAAACAATATGCATAGAAGGCTGAAATTATTACAAAAAACCTACAACTACGACGAAATATATATCACCAACGAAGAAGCAATCCCGTCAGTATTCCTTTCAGATGAGCAGCCTACCGTAGACTCTTCCCTACGTGAAAGAATAAAGGAGGCCATTCAACAGCGAAGAAATATTCTTACCGATTTTTACCGCATAAAGAATAACAACAAGATCAAAATTGACGTCATTGCCCCCGTTTTTAAGGCCGACAGCACTCCATTGGGCGTCTTGATTTTGCGGATTGACCCCAACAAATATCTCTACCCGCTAATACAGTCGTGGCCAACTCCAAGCAAAACTGCCGAAACGGTAATTGTTCGACGCGAATCCAACGGCATACTATTTCTGAATGAACTTCGACATAAAAAGAACACCGCACTATCGGAATATATCCCTCTTTCTTCAATCGATGTGCCAGCCGTTAAAGCGGTATTGGGCGTCACGGGTATAACTAGTGGGGTCGACTATCGTAACGTTCCCGTCATTGCCGACATACGCCCCATTACCGGCACACCATGGTTTATGGTTACTAAAGTAGATCAGGAAGAGATCCTTTCGGAACTTCACTTTAGGGCTACCATACTTATTATCATAGTTCTAATGGCATCCCTATTGATCACTTTTTTTATTGCTTGGCTATACCACTTTCGGCAGCAGAATATATACAAGAAGTTATTGAATGCCGAAAATGAATTTCGGACAACACTCTACTCGATTGGAGATGCGGTAATAACAGTAAGCAAGGAGGGAATCATCAGACATATGAACCAAATTGCAGAGCATCTAACGGGATATGTTGAAATAGATGCTAAAGGAAAAACCATTGAATTGGTGGTACATATCCAATTTGAAAATAGTCATAAGCGCTTCATCCCTTTTTCCGAAAACAGATTCAATTCTGAACAATCTCGGGAATTTGGCGAGAAAATGGTTATCCAATCGAGGAACGGCAATCGGGTTCCCATAAGTATAAGCATTGCGCCTATTGTAAACGAAGGAGGTATCCACCAAGGAGCAATCCTAGTGCTACACGACCAAACCAAGGAGCGAAAAGCGGAAAAGGAACTTTTGGAAAGCCGTGAGCGGCTAGCATTTGCCCTCGATGGTGCTAATGATGGTCTATGGGATGTCCAAATGAAAACAGGATCGGTTTATTTAAGTCCACGTGCCTGCGAAATTTTGGGATATACCCAGGAGAACATTCACAACACCGTAAAAGTGTGGACCGACTTAATTTACCCACCGGATTTACCCGCCATGCAAGTAGCCCTCGACAACTATTTTGCAGCAAATGCAGGCTACTTTAGCCTTGAGCAGCGATTAAGGACTAAGCAGGGAGAGTTAAAATGGATATTAACTCGCGGGAAAGTGGTAAGCAACAACGATCTAACTGGTCCTACGCGTATGGTAGGCACCTATACCGATATTACAAAAAAGAAAGAGAGCGAACAGGAAATTTTACACCTAAATGAATCTTTAGAGCACAAAGTAATTGAACGGACACAACAACTGGAAGCGGCCAACAAGGATTTGGAGTCCTTTTCCTACTCCGTCTCGCACGACTTACGCGCGCCACTTCGGCATATCGATGGGTTTGTGAGTATTCTTTTAAACGATTTCCAAGAGGACTTGCCACAGGAAGCAAAGCGATACCTGAATACTATTATCGCCTCGGCCAAGCAAATGGGTACCCTTATTGACGATCTGCTCAAGTTTTCCAGAACTGGTCGTTTGGAGATGAACAAGAAAACGTTCAGTATGGATCGAGTGGTTGCCAATGCAATCAATCAGGTAATGCAAATACCGCCTACAAATCCAATTGATTGGATCACAAACCCTCTACCCGAAGCATTCGGCGATGAAAACCTACTGCAGTTGGCGTGGGTGAACCTCGTCGAAAATGCTGTAAAGTATTCGCGGAATTGCAGTAACCCAAAAATTGAAATTGGAACCATCACAAAACAGTCGGAAACTATATTCTACATACGAGATAATGGAGTTGGATTCGATATGCAGTATGCACAAAAACTTTTTGGAGTATTCCAGCGGATGCACTCCGAAACAGAGTTTGAGGGGACCGGAATTGGTCTGGCCAACGTTCATAGAATTATTACCCGTCATGGCGGCAAAATTTGGGCCGAAGCGGAACCGAATAAAGGGGCAACCTTCTCCTTTTTACTTCCAAAGTTTATCGAACACCAAGCAGAATAG